Proteins from a genomic interval of Phlebotomus papatasi isolate M1 chromosome 3, Ppap_2.1, whole genome shotgun sequence:
- the LOC129805812 gene encoding alanine aminotransferase 1 isoform X1, translated as MSTVSRLLSICRPGGIRPYCVTFSQPPDVKGTVSSVQVTINRTMASASSEKILTIENLNPCIKVMEYAVRGPLVIRATEIEKELEKGVKKPFKDVIRANIGDCHAMGQKPITFFRQVLSLVLNQALFDDPKITDDVKERARTILCGTRGCSMGSYTDSSGIEVIRQHVAKYIQERDGGIPSDPDNIILSTGASGAIKNLLALFHSSINGKNSGVMVPIPQYPLYSASIAEFDLKQVDYYLDESKKWGLDIAELERAVNEARKVCVPRVLVVINPGNPTGQVLTRKNIEEIIKFAYKERLFIFADEVYQDNIYDKDSQFHSFKKVLVEMGEPYSKMEMASFMSVSKGYMGECGIRGGYAEIMNMAPDVKAMLLKAISAQLCSSTIGQAAIDCVVNAPKPGEPSYELFIKEKTNVLQSLKRRAEMVTKTFNSFEGFSCNPVMGAMYAFPQFKLPPKAIEAAKKAGQKPDAFYAFQLLERTGICIVPGSGFGQKEGTYHFRTTILPQEEDLKKMLSMFDNFHKEFMSQYK; from the exons ATGTCGACCGTCAGCCGCCTACTCAGCATTTGCCGTCCCGGCGGCATACGTCCGTACTGCGTGACGTTCAGTCAGCCTCCGGACGTGAAGGGAACCGTGTCGTCTGTGCAAGTGACAATAAATCGCACCATGGCCTCCGCATCCAGTGAGAAAATTCTCACAATTGAAAATCTCAATCCCTGTATCAAGGTGATGGAGTACGCTGTGCGTGGTCCCCTTGTGATCCGGGCTACAGAGATTGAGAAGGAGCTCGAAAAG GGCGTCAAAAAACCCTTCAAGGATGTCATTCGGGCCAATATCGGAGATTGCCATGCAATGGGACAAAAGCCCATTACTTTCTTTCGACAG GTTTTGAGTTTAGTTCTAAATCAGGCACTTTTTGACGATCCCAAAATCACGGATGACGTAAAAGAGCGCGCTAGGACAATTTTATGTGGCACTCGTGGCTGTTCAATGGGATCGTACACTGACTCTTCTGGTATTGAAGTGATTCGGCAGCATGTAGCAAAGTACATTCAGGAGCGCGATGGTGGAATTCCATCCGATCCTGACAACATTATTTTGTCTACTGGTGCTTCGGGAGCCATTAAAAATCTTCTGGCACTCTTTCATTCGAGCATAAATGGGAAGAATTCAGGCGTAATGGTTCCCATTCCCCAATATCCTCTGTATTCTGCATCAATTGCTGAGTTTGATCTCAAGCAAGTGGACTATTATCTGGATGAATCGAAAAAATGGGGATTAGATATTGCTGAACTGGAGAGGGCTGTGAATGAGGCCAGAAAAGTTTGTGTTCCACGAGTGCTCGTGGTGATAAATCCGGGCAATCCGACTGGTCAGGTTTTGACACGgaaaaatattgaggaaattattaaatttgcgTATAAGGAGCgactttttatttttgctgATGAAGTCTACCAGGACAATATTTATGACAAGGACTCACAGTTCCACTCATTCAAGAAGGTACTCGTTGAGATGGGAGAGCCGTATTCCAAGATGGAAATGGCTAGTTTTATGTCGGTTTCAAAGGGTTATATGGGAGAATGTGGAATTCGTGGAGGATATGCAGAAATTATGAATATGGCTCCAGATGTCAAGGCAATGTTGCTAAAAGCAATCTCAGCTCAACTCTGTTCCAGTACAATTGGTCAGGCGGCAATTGATTGTGTGGTGAATGCACCAAAACCTGGAGAGCCATCTTATGAGTTGTTTATCAAGGAGAAGACAAATGTATTGCAATCTCTGAAGCGACGAGCTGAAATGGTTACCAAAACCTTCAATTCCTTCGAGGGATTCTCCTGCAATCCTGTTATGGGTGCCATGTATGCCTTTCCGCAGTTCAAACTTCCGCCGAAAGCCATTGAGGCGGCCAAGAAAGCTGGTCAGAAGCCCGATGCGTTCTATGCATTCCAGTTACTCGAGAGAACAG GCATTTGTATAGTTCCTGGCAGTGGATTTGGTCAGAAGGAGGGCACTTATCATTTCCGGACGACAATTTTGCCACAGGAAGAAGACCTCAAGAAGATGTTAAGCATGTTTGACAATTTCCATAAAGAATTTATGAGTCAGTATAAATGA
- the LOC129805812 gene encoding alanine aminotransferase 2-like isoform X2, with the protein MGQKPITFFRQVLSLVLNQALFDDPKITDDVKERARTILCGTRGCSMGSYTDSSGIEVIRQHVAKYIQERDGGIPSDPDNIILSTGASGAIKNLLALFHSSINGKNSGVMVPIPQYPLYSASIAEFDLKQVDYYLDESKKWGLDIAELERAVNEARKVCVPRVLVVINPGNPTGQVLTRKNIEEIIKFAYKERLFIFADEVYQDNIYDKDSQFHSFKKVLVEMGEPYSKMEMASFMSVSKGYMGECGIRGGYAEIMNMAPDVKAMLLKAISAQLCSSTIGQAAIDCVVNAPKPGEPSYELFIKEKTNVLQSLKRRAEMVTKTFNSFEGFSCNPVMGAMYAFPQFKLPPKAIEAAKKAGQKPDAFYAFQLLERTGICIVPGSGFGQKEGTYHFRTTILPQEEDLKKMLSMFDNFHKEFMSQYK; encoded by the exons ATGGGACAAAAGCCCATTACTTTCTTTCGACAG GTTTTGAGTTTAGTTCTAAATCAGGCACTTTTTGACGATCCCAAAATCACGGATGACGTAAAAGAGCGCGCTAGGACAATTTTATGTGGCACTCGTGGCTGTTCAATGGGATCGTACACTGACTCTTCTGGTATTGAAGTGATTCGGCAGCATGTAGCAAAGTACATTCAGGAGCGCGATGGTGGAATTCCATCCGATCCTGACAACATTATTTTGTCTACTGGTGCTTCGGGAGCCATTAAAAATCTTCTGGCACTCTTTCATTCGAGCATAAATGGGAAGAATTCAGGCGTAATGGTTCCCATTCCCCAATATCCTCTGTATTCTGCATCAATTGCTGAGTTTGATCTCAAGCAAGTGGACTATTATCTGGATGAATCGAAAAAATGGGGATTAGATATTGCTGAACTGGAGAGGGCTGTGAATGAGGCCAGAAAAGTTTGTGTTCCACGAGTGCTCGTGGTGATAAATCCGGGCAATCCGACTGGTCAGGTTTTGACACGgaaaaatattgaggaaattattaaatttgcgTATAAGGAGCgactttttatttttgctgATGAAGTCTACCAGGACAATATTTATGACAAGGACTCACAGTTCCACTCATTCAAGAAGGTACTCGTTGAGATGGGAGAGCCGTATTCCAAGATGGAAATGGCTAGTTTTATGTCGGTTTCAAAGGGTTATATGGGAGAATGTGGAATTCGTGGAGGATATGCAGAAATTATGAATATGGCTCCAGATGTCAAGGCAATGTTGCTAAAAGCAATCTCAGCTCAACTCTGTTCCAGTACAATTGGTCAGGCGGCAATTGATTGTGTGGTGAATGCACCAAAACCTGGAGAGCCATCTTATGAGTTGTTTATCAAGGAGAAGACAAATGTATTGCAATCTCTGAAGCGACGAGCTGAAATGGTTACCAAAACCTTCAATTCCTTCGAGGGATTCTCCTGCAATCCTGTTATGGGTGCCATGTATGCCTTTCCGCAGTTCAAACTTCCGCCGAAAGCCATTGAGGCGGCCAAGAAAGCTGGTCAGAAGCCCGATGCGTTCTATGCATTCCAGTTACTCGAGAGAACAG GCATTTGTATAGTTCCTGGCAGTGGATTTGGTCAGAAGGAGGGCACTTATCATTTCCGGACGACAATTTTGCCACAGGAAGAAGACCTCAAGAAGATGTTAAGCATGTTTGACAATTTCCATAAAGAATTTATGAGTCAGTATAAATGA